One part of the Coleofasciculus chthonoplastes PCC 7420 genome encodes these proteins:
- a CDS encoding DUF928 domain-containing protein, producing the protein MVKRKLVFSVAVTLAVALSLELLGDPALSVPYKPPKRPPPGRTSSTTVRTDVQCADQNQAIKEIIPLIPDYLPLPEPGEEQNSKIYSGFNLSEYPILLVYLPKANAQMGELVLRDENNRSVTRTRFSLPNQAGIVSLDLADTNIDPLEPDKPYWWSVSIICDEVNRSENGISARVWFQRITPSATLGQQIFNARPTLLPALYAQGDDNGGFWYDALSSLADLRQLQPNNPTLENQWQELLDSAGLLELTEQPLLDCCQFQQQDTPQP; encoded by the coding sequence ATGGTTAAGCGAAAATTGGTCTTCTCCGTTGCTGTAACTCTGGCAGTTGCTTTATCTCTAGAACTCTTAGGCGATCCGGCTTTATCTGTTCCCTATAAACCCCCAAAACGCCCACCTCCAGGACGAACGAGTTCCACTACTGTACGCACAGACGTGCAGTGTGCTGACCAAAATCAAGCGATTAAGGAAATTATCCCTCTCATCCCAGATTATCTCCCTTTGCCAGAACCAGGGGAGGAGCAAAACAGTAAAATTTATTCCGGTTTCAACCTATCTGAATATCCCATCTTATTGGTTTATCTTCCCAAAGCTAATGCCCAGATGGGTGAATTAGTTCTCAGAGATGAAAATAATCGTTCGGTGACAAGAACCCGATTCTCCTTACCCAATCAAGCAGGAATTGTTAGCCTTGACTTAGCCGATACTAACATAGACCCCTTAGAACCCGATAAACCCTATTGGTGGTCAGTCAGTATTATCTGCGATGAAGTTAATCGCAGTGAGAACGGCATCAGTGCAAGAGTATGGTTCCAACGTATCACTCCCAGTGCAACTTTAGGACAACAAATTTTCAATGCTCGACCTACCCTACTACCCGCACTCTATGCCCAAGGAGATGACAACGGCGGATTTTGGTACGACGCCCTCAGCAGTCTAGCCGATTTACGCCAACTCCAGCCGAACAATCCCACCTTAGAAAATCAGTGGCAAGAATTGTTAGATTCAGCCGGATTGCTAGAATTAACAGAACAACCTTTACTCGATTGCTGTCAATTCCAGCAACAGGATACCCCTCAACCCTAA
- a CDS encoding CHASE2 domain-containing protein — MLAKLRQFLWTWRGVWITVPTVTGCILLLRWLGFLQLLELAAFDQLIRLRPPDSPDSRIVIVGITETDIQTLGTSILSDADLAQLLTTIKQQKPRAIGLDIVRDQPEGTGQEQLNQVFQTTPNLLGLKKVIANDPNSVMQAPPLLEKQGQIAGADVVLDPDGKVRRGFLYITSDTDETLPSLGLGLAKLYLEFDNITPQGSSQNPDDLQLGQAVFVPWEANDGGYIRTDAGGYQMMLNYRNAPFTTVSLSDVLANQITTDLMRDRVVLIGYTAPSKKDEFLTPYSSILVGNPQTTYGVLIHAQLTSQIISAAFGERPLIKTWSEPLEWIWILLWSGIGATIRWRWRYAGGVAKFSFPPLLFTLLAGGSLVGICYLAFLQGWWIPLVPPGFALVGSVIAITSYLAHQATTIRYCFSRYLTDEVVANVLENPDALNLEMQRQNVTILMSDLRGFSNISERLPPEQVASLLNIYLSAMTDIINQYKGTINDFIGDAILVFFGAPTQQADDAQRAVACAVAMQSAMSRVNQELNQSGLPKIKMGIGINTGEVVVGNIGSQKRTKWTVIGSPINLASRIESYTVGDQILISETTWQEAGIDGVKFRQEKLVQPKGFHQPIPIYDVVGIGGKYDLHLPEVKEEIVELQEEIPIEFTVISGKDIGEERFWGKIFQVSVNGAAIRCEFPLEPLTSLQLYLVNPFSDNQIQGDFYARVSESLVADKTAVWVQFTVMAPDVEGWLRSWMMGVE; from the coding sequence ATGTTAGCTAAACTGAGACAATTTCTGTGGACATGGCGAGGGGTATGGATAACCGTTCCCACCGTTACCGGATGCATCCTCCTCCTACGCTGGCTGGGCTTCCTGCAATTATTAGAATTAGCCGCCTTTGATCAATTAATCCGCCTCCGCCCTCCTGATTCCCCCGATTCCCGCATTGTTATTGTAGGTATTACTGAAACCGATATTCAAACCCTAGGAACCTCCATTCTCTCCGATGCTGACTTAGCCCAACTCTTAACCACGATTAAACAACAAAAACCCAGGGCTATTGGATTAGATATTGTCCGGGATCAACCCGAAGGAACAGGACAAGAACAGTTAAATCAGGTGTTTCAAACCACACCCAACTTACTGGGGCTGAAAAAAGTCATTGCCAATGATCCCAACTCTGTCATGCAAGCCCCACCCCTCTTAGAAAAACAGGGACAAATTGCCGGGGCTGATGTTGTTTTAGATCCCGATGGTAAAGTCCGACGCGGCTTCCTTTATATTACATCAGACACGGATGAAACGCTACCCAGTTTAGGCTTAGGACTCGCCAAACTCTATTTAGAATTCGATAATATTACTCCCCAAGGTTCATCCCAAAACCCTGACGATTTACAATTAGGGCAAGCGGTTTTTGTTCCCTGGGAAGCCAATGATGGCGGTTATATCCGCACCGATGCGGGCGGCTATCAGATGATGCTAAATTATCGAAACGCTCCCTTTACTACAGTTTCCTTATCTGATGTATTAGCTAACCAAATTACCACCGATTTAATGCGCGATCGCGTGGTTTTAATTGGTTATACGGCTCCCAGTAAAAAAGATGAGTTTCTAACTCCTTATAGTAGCATCTTAGTGGGTAATCCTCAAACCACCTATGGCGTTTTAATTCATGCTCAACTCACCAGCCAGATTATCAGCGCCGCTTTCGGAGAACGTCCGTTAATTAAAACTTGGTCAGAACCTCTAGAATGGATATGGATACTCCTTTGGTCAGGCATTGGTGCAACCATTCGTTGGCGATGGCGGTATGCGGGGGGCGTAGCTAAATTTTCCTTTCCGCCGCTTCTTTTCACCCTGTTGGCGGGTGGAAGTTTAGTCGGAATTTGTTATCTGGCGTTCCTACAAGGCTGGTGGATTCCCCTGGTTCCGCCCGGTTTCGCCCTGGTGGGTTCGGTGATTGCGATTACCAGTTATCTTGCCCACCAAGCGACAACCATTCGGTATTGTTTCAGTCGTTATCTTACTGATGAAGTGGTGGCAAATGTCTTAGAAAACCCCGATGCCTTAAACTTAGAGATGCAACGGCAGAACGTCACCATTCTCATGTCCGATTTACGCGGCTTTTCCAATATCTCAGAACGCTTACCGCCCGAACAAGTGGCATCACTGTTAAATATCTATTTATCGGCGATGACGGATATTATTAATCAGTATAAAGGCACGATTAACGATTTCATCGGCGATGCTATTTTAGTCTTCTTTGGTGCGCCCACTCAACAGGCGGATGATGCTCAACGGGCTGTCGCCTGTGCAGTGGCGATGCAGTCAGCTATGTCTAGGGTTAATCAGGAGTTAAACCAGTCGGGATTGCCTAAAATAAAAATGGGGATTGGGATTAATACGGGGGAAGTAGTTGTTGGGAATATTGGGTCACAGAAACGGACAAAATGGACGGTAATTGGGAGTCCAATTAATCTGGCGTCGCGGATAGAATCCTATACCGTAGGGGATCAAATTCTGATTTCAGAAACAACCTGGCAAGAAGCCGGGATAGATGGGGTGAAATTCCGCCAGGAAAAGTTGGTGCAACCGAAGGGGTTTCATCAACCGATTCCGATTTATGATGTGGTAGGAATTGGGGGGAAGTATGATTTACATTTACCGGAGGTGAAGGAAGAAATTGTTGAACTCCAGGAGGAAATCCCGATTGAGTTTACGGTGATTAGTGGCAAAGATATTGGAGAAGAACGGTTTTGGGGTAAGATTTTTCAGGTGTCGGTGAATGGGGCGGCGATTCGCTGTGAGTTTCCCCTAGAACCGTTAACGAGTTTGCAACTTTATCTGGTGAATCCGTTCAGTGACAATCAAATTCAGGGGGATTTTTATGCCAGAGTGAGTGAATCGTTGGTGGCGGATAAGACGGCGGTTTGGGTGCAGTTTACGGTAATGGCACCGGATGTGGAAGGTTGGTTGAGGAGTTGGATGATGGGGGTAGAATGA
- a CDS encoding GUN4 domain-containing protein: protein MTNKQPLPSSVPQTQPSLPSRREARQRRIQTLLKYLGFPSSGIGVATTFNFIRLGQWDKAALSGLLTVSVTLLAIGGKFVSEVINRVLDKIEARLEQLVDPLADWIVNQLETFIIRQWWRLTSQFQGKYYQSLIYACRDYRTQGLKTKGPFTLDLEQVFVPLRITPESAERISGEMMRRDGGSQELSIWDILVASGTQPTYRSLAIIAAPGSGKTTLLEHLTLTYAKNRHRHYHKQAPKLMPILVYLREMADAIASSDFTLAELIEQQESIRKLSPPPQWFAGKLRHRDCLVMFDGLDEVADESQRQMISRWVNQQIQDYPNTRFILTSRPFGYQSAPISSVKAILEVQPFNLQQMQQFIQNWYVQREIMSRLGKDDPGVREVANRQAYDLIQRIQTSPPLAAMALNPLLLTMIATVHCYRGALPGRRVELYDEICDVLLGKRSEYKGIIEPLTAHQKKTVLQVLALGLMEQNTREFSLEQASQIIQTELAKVAGTQLTPAAFLENIENVSGLIIEREPGHYEFSHKSFQEYLAAVQIKDSHQDSLLIQNIHHDWWAETLRLYATQSNATPLIHAALDQPTVVSLKLALDCAEEGLRVDPEVREDLKQRLEAGLTSPDSAIAQLAAEVKLARRLGNFLRIDQTLEIDTSYVTYAEYDLFLNALEKAGEPYQPSQESTHLFTPKEAETPIQGLTITQKNRFCAWLNWHNSETLANGTISHYRLPTPTEFNHYPIPDDTLRESGLRLVRYQLPLPYRQLAYLLACGQWQAANTETAQIMRQIAGQENRGWLNDNDIKKFPPTDLNQIDQLWYHYSAGQFGFQVQRDLYTQVGGKPRDYNYNTYKQFSDRVGWYVPEKDEWRTPADLTFSLNAPPGHLPCGGWLDMGGSKSNQTPLFAGWAILVTLFWRI, encoded by the coding sequence ATGACAAACAAGCAACCATTACCGTCTTCTGTTCCCCAAACCCAACCCTCGCTTCCTTCTCGCCGGGAAGCCAGACAACGACGGATTCAAACCCTACTAAAATATCTGGGGTTTCCTAGTTCGGGTATTGGTGTTGCTACAACTTTTAATTTTATCCGCCTCGGTCAATGGGATAAAGCCGCCTTATCAGGATTATTAACCGTCAGTGTCACTCTCCTGGCGATTGGTGGTAAATTTGTCTCAGAAGTGATTAACCGGGTTCTCGATAAAATAGAAGCCCGATTGGAACAACTGGTTGACCCCTTGGCTGACTGGATTGTTAATCAACTGGAAACCTTTATTATCCGTCAATGGTGGCGATTGACATCCCAGTTCCAAGGGAAATATTATCAGAGTTTGATTTATGCCTGTCGAGACTATCGTACCCAAGGCTTGAAAACCAAGGGACCCTTTACCCTAGATTTAGAACAAGTCTTTGTCCCCCTGAGAATCACCCCAGAGAGTGCAGAACGAATTTCTGGGGAAATGATGCGCCGGGATGGTGGTTCTCAAGAGTTGAGTATTTGGGATATTTTAGTCGCTAGTGGGACTCAGCCGACGTATCGTAGTCTCGCGATTATCGCCGCACCCGGTTCAGGGAAAACCACACTCCTAGAACATCTAACCCTTACCTACGCCAAAAACCGCCACCGCCATTACCACAAACAAGCCCCCAAACTGATGCCAATTCTGGTTTATCTGCGGGAAATGGCAGACGCGATCGCATCCTCTGACTTTACTTTAGCAGAACTGATTGAACAACAGGAATCCATCCGCAAATTGAGTCCACCGCCTCAATGGTTTGCAGGGAAATTGCGTCATCGGGATTGTTTGGTGATGTTCGATGGATTAGATGAAGTCGCTGATGAATCGCAACGTCAGATGATTAGTCGTTGGGTGAATCAACAAATCCAAGACTATCCCAATACTCGATTCATCCTCACCTCACGCCCGTTTGGGTATCAAAGTGCGCCGATTTCTAGTGTGAAAGCGATTCTAGAAGTCCAACCCTTTAATCTTCAGCAAATGCAACAGTTTATTCAAAACTGGTATGTGCAACGGGAAATTATGAGTCGTTTAGGAAAAGATGACCCCGGGGTACGGGAGGTGGCAAATCGTCAAGCTTACGACTTAATTCAACGCATCCAAACCAGTCCCCCCTTAGCCGCTATGGCGCTTAATCCGTTACTGTTAACCATGATTGCTACCGTTCACTGTTATCGCGGGGCGTTACCGGGGCGGCGGGTGGAACTTTATGATGAAATTTGTGATGTTTTGTTGGGCAAACGTAGCGAATATAAGGGAATTATTGAACCCCTAACCGCCCACCAGAAAAAAACGGTGCTACAAGTGCTGGCGTTAGGGTTAATGGAACAGAATACTCGTGAGTTTAGCTTAGAACAGGCAAGTCAGATTATTCAAACTGAATTAGCCAAAGTCGCCGGAACCCAGTTAACCCCAGCCGCGTTTTTAGAAAATATTGAAAATGTGAGTGGTTTAATCATTGAACGGGAACCCGGACATTACGAATTTTCCCACAAAAGCTTTCAAGAATATTTAGCCGCCGTCCAAATCAAAGACTCCCACCAAGACTCTCTATTAATCCAAAACATTCATCACGATTGGTGGGCGGAAACCCTCCGCCTTTATGCTACCCAAAGTAACGCCACACCCTTAATTCATGCCGCCTTAGACCAGCCCACTGTGGTATCCTTAAAATTAGCCCTAGACTGTGCCGAAGAGGGGTTAAGGGTTGACCCAGAGGTGCGGGAAGACCTGAAACAGCGCCTAGAAGCGGGTTTAACCTCTCCTGATTCTGCGATCGCCCAATTAGCGGCTGAGGTCAAATTAGCACGGCGACTGGGTAATTTCCTGCGAATTGATCAAACTCTGGAAATTGATACTAGCTATGTAACGTATGCAGAATACGACCTGTTTCTTAACGCCCTAGAAAAGGCGGGTGAACCCTATCAACCCAGCCAGGAGTCAACCCACCTATTTACCCCTAAAGAGGCTGAAACACCGATTCAGGGATTGACTATCACCCAGAAAAATCGGTTTTGTGCATGGCTAAATTGGCACAATAGTGAGACTCTCGCCAATGGAACCATCAGCCACTATCGCCTACCCACGCCAACGGAATTTAACCACTATCCCATCCCTGATGATACGTTAAGGGAGTCAGGACTTCGCCTAGTTCGATACCAATTACCCCTTCCCTATCGTCAACTCGCCTATCTCCTCGCCTGCGGACAATGGCAAGCCGCCAACACAGAAACAGCCCAAATCATGCGACAAATTGCTGGACAAGAAAACCGAGGATGGCTCAATGACAATGATATCAAAAAATTCCCGCCAACTGACCTGAATCAAATTGACCAACTTTGGTATCATTACAGTGCAGGACAATTCGGCTTTCAGGTGCAACGGGATCTCTATACCCAAGTCGGCGGTAAACCCAGAGATTATAACTATAATACCTACAAACAATTTAGCGATCGCGTCGGCTGGTATGTTCCCGAAAAAGACGAATGGCGAACTCCAGCCGATCTCACCTTCAGTCTCAATGCACCTCCAGGACATCTCCCCTGTGGCGGTTGGCTAGACATGGGGGGGTCTAAATCGAATCAAACGCCACTTTTCGCAGGTTGGGCAATTTTAGTCACACTTTTCTGGCGCATTTAA
- a CDS encoding DUF4326 domain-containing protein, whose product MSFDQHLKVAALSKTLSPEIGWEDIRVDRASFLGNPFEITAKMDRDAVVEAFRQWLWEMIKLNQHNPNSKVSLQRWTQQGYTVAKRFKHPTASQVVNELKQLWQKLKAGKKIRLLCWCTPRLCHADIIVRCLIKVEHDARLQGLLT is encoded by the coding sequence ATGAGCTTTGACCAACACCTTAAAGTTGCCGCCTTGAGTAAAACCTTAAGTCCAGAAATCGGATGGGAAGATATTCGGGTAGATAGAGCCAGTTTCTTGGGAAATCCCTTTGAAATTACTGCTAAAATGGACAGAGACGCGGTAGTTGAAGCGTTCAGACAGTGGTTGTGGGAAATGATTAAACTGAATCAACACAATCCCAACAGCAAGGTTTCACTCCAGAGGTGGACTCAACAAGGATACACCGTAGCTAAACGGTTCAAACATCCAACGGCTAGCCAAGTTGTTAATGAATTAAAACAGCTTTGGCAGAAGTTGAAAGCTGGCAAGAAAATCAGACTTTTGTGTTGGTGTACCCCGCGCTTGTGTCATGCTGATATTATTGTCAGATGTTTGATTAAAGTTGAACATGATGCTAGGTTACAAGGGTTACTGACCTGA